The Rhinopithecus roxellana isolate Shanxi Qingling chromosome 13, ASM756505v1, whole genome shotgun sequence genome contains a region encoding:
- the CBS gene encoding cystathionine beta-synthase isoform X3: MPSETPQAEVGPTGCPHSSGPHSAQGSLEKGLPGDKEAKEPLWIRPDAPSRCTWQLGRPASESPHHHTVPTKSPKILPDILKKIGDTPMVRINKIGKKFGLKCELLAKCEFFNAGGSVKDRISLRMIEDAERAGTLKPGDTIIEPTSGNTGIGLALTAAVRGYRCIIVMPEKMSTEKVDVLRALGAEIVRTPTNARFDSPESHVGVAWRLKNEIPNSHILDQYRNASNPLAHYDTTADEILQQCDGKLDMLVASVGTGGTITGIARKLKEKCPGCRIIGVDPEGSILAEPEELNQTEQTTYEVEGIGYDFIPTVLDRTVVDKWFKSNDEEAFTFARMLIAQEGLLCGGSAGSTMAVAVKAAQELQEGQRCVVILPDSVRNYMTKFLSDRWMLQKGFLKEEDLVEKKPWWWHLRVQELSLSAPLTVLPTVSCEHTIEILREKGFDQAPVVDEAGAQPGSCRV; this comes from the exons ATGCCTTCTGAGACCCCCCAGGCAGAAGTGGGGCCCACAGGCTGCCCCCACAGCTCAGGGCCACATTCGGCGCAGGGGAGCCTGGAGAAGGGGCTCCCAGGGGATAAGGAAGCCAAGGAGCCCCTGTGGATCCGGCCTGATGCCCCCAGCAGGTGCACCTGGCAGCTGGGCCGGCCTGCCTCTGAGTCCCCACATCACCACACTGTCCC GACAAAATCTCCAAAAATCTTGCCAGATATTCTGAAGAAAATTGGGGACACCCCTATGGTCAGAATCAACAAGATTGGGAAGAAGTTCGGCCTCAAGTGTGAGCTCC tggcCAAGTGTGAATTCTTCAACGCGGGCGGGAGCGTGAAGGACCGCATCAGCCTGCGGATGATTGAGGATGCCGAGCGCGCCGGGACGCTGAAGCCCGGGGACACGATTATCGAGCCGACATCTGGGAACACCG GGATCGGGCTGGCCCTGACTGCGGCTGTGAGGGGCTATCGCTGCATCATCGTGATGCCGGAGAAGATGAGCACGGAGAAG GTGGATGTGCTGCGGGCCCTGGGGGCTGAGATTGTGAGGACGCCCACCAATGCCAGGTTCGACTCCCCAGAGTCACACGTGGGCGTGGCCTGGCGGCTGAAGAATGAAATCCCCAATTCTCATATCCTAGACCAG TACCGCAATGCCAGCAACCCCCTGGCTCACTACGACACCACCGCTGATGAGATACTGCAGCAGTGTGATG GGAAGCTGGACATGCTGGTGGCTTCAGTGGGCACGGGTGGCACCATCACGGGCATTGCCAGGAAGCTGAAGGAGAAGTGTCCTGGATGCAGG ATCATTGGGGTGGATCCCGAAGGGTCCATCCTCGCGGAGCCAGAGGAGCTGAACCAGACAGAGCAGACAACCTACGAGGTGGAAGGGATCGGCTATGACTTCATCCCCACGGTGCTGGACAGGACG GTGGTGGACAAATGGTTCAAGAGTAACGACGAGGAGGCGTTCACCTTTGCCCGCATGCTCATCGCGCAAGAGGGGCTGCTGTGTG GTGGCAGTGCTGGCAGCACGATGGCGGTGGCGGTGAAGGCCGCGCAGGAGCTGCAGGAGGGCCAGCGCTGCGTGGTCATTCTGCCCGACTCGGTGCGGAACTACAT GACCAAGTTCCTGAGCGACAGGTGGATGCTGCAGAAGGGCTTTCTGAAGGAGGAGGACCTCGTGGAGAAGAAGCCCTG GTGGTGGCACCTCCGTGTTCAGGAGCTGAGCCTGTCGGCCCCACTGACCGTGCTGCCGACTGTCTCCTGTGAGCACACCATCGAGATCCTCCGGGAGAAGGGCTTCGACCAGGCGCCCGTGGTGGACGAGGCGGG GGCCCAGCCTGGTTCCTGCCGTGTGTAG